From the Corythoichthys intestinalis isolate RoL2023-P3 chromosome 13, ASM3026506v1, whole genome shotgun sequence genome, one window contains:
- the ascl1a gene encoding achaete-scute homolog 1a, translating to MELAPAACLFTAQSVPLSPSGKPVPAASAASKRARSSSPELLRCKRRLNFAAFGYSLPPQQPHAVARRNERERNRVKLVNNGFATLREHVPNGAANKKMSKVETLRSAVEYIRALQQLLDEHDAVSAAFQAGVLASSPGLAAQGYPAADMNSMAGSPVSSYSSDEVSYDPLSPEEQELLDFTNWF from the coding sequence ATGGAGCTGGCTCCTGCAGCCTGCTTGTTCACGGCGCAAAGTGTCCCTCTCAGCCCGAGCGGCAAACCCGTCCCGGCGGCGTCGGCCGCCTCCAAGCGCGCGCGCTCGTCCTCCCCGGAGCTCCTCCGCTGCAAGCGCCGCCTCAACTTCGCGGCTTTCGGCTACTCTCTTCCCCCGCAGCAGCCGCACGCCGTGGCGCGGCGCAACGAGCGCGAGCGCAACCGGGTCAAGCTGGTCAACAACGGCTTCGCCACCTTGCGCGAGCACGTCCCCAACGGGGCCGCCAACAAGAAGATGAGCAAGGTGGAGACGCTCCGCTCGGCCGTCGAGTACATTCGCGCTCTGCAGCAGCTGCTGGACGAGCACGACGCCGTAAGCGCGGCTTTCCAGGCGGGCGTGCTGGCCTCGTCGCCCGGCCTGGCGGCGCAGGGTTACCCGGCGGCGGATATGAACTCCATGGCCGGCTCGCCCGTGTCCTCCTACTCGTCGGACGAGGTGTCGTACGACCCCCTCAGCCCGGAGGAGCAGGAGCTCCTCGACTTCACCAACTGGTTCTGA